The region TCTTCCTTTAGCGGCGATTCTTTACGATCTCGAAATTCTTTATCGCGGCCTTCTCTAAAAACTGTCAGGTCATCCGTTTCGTAAAAAGTCTGTGCCGAAATGCCCGACACAAGAGCAACCATTGTAATTATCAATAGAACTGCCGCTTTCATTTATTGTTCCGTCTTCGTTTCCGTCTCACAGACACAGCCGTCAGAAACTACTTCGACCGGAGTGTGACCACGATCTTCGGCGTGATCAACGCTGCCGCCGGCCCGGCCCATCACTCGCGTTTGAATTGCCTTGATCGCATCTTCACTTCGAGCCAAAAATGGTTTCGGATAGACGCCCATGTAAACCATCAAAAACAATAGCGGAATTATCAGTCCGATCTCTCGCCAGCTCAAATCTGCGAGCGTTTTGTTCTTTTCATTCGTCACCTTTCCAAAGAAAACTCTCTGCACCATCCAGAGCAGATAAACAGCCGCAAAGATTACACCGGTTCCGGCAAGCATCGTTGCGACAATGTTCCAATTTGTTGCGCCGGACATACTCAGGACTGTCGATTTGAACATTCCGACCATGATAAGAAATTCACCGACAAAGCCGTTCAGGAAAGGCAGTCCGACCGACGCCATCGTCGTGATGACAAAGATCGTCGCGTAAACCGGCATCACGTTCGCAAGGCCGCCAAACTGCGTGATCTCGCGAGTATGCCGACGTTCGTAAATAAATCCAACTAGTAGGAACAACGCACCGGTCGTCACGCCGTGAGCGAGCATTGTGAAAAGAGCGCCCTGCATTCCCTGTTCGGTGAACGAGAACATACCCAAGATCACAAAACCCATGTGTGCGACGGACGAATACGCCACGAGACGTTTGACGTCCGGCTGTACCATCGCGACCAACGCTCCGTAAATGATGCCGATGATCGCAAGCGTGATGAAGAGCGGAGCAAATTCACGGCTTTGATCAGGGAACAATGCAAAATTAAAACGCATCAGGCCGTATGTTCCCATTTTCAGAAGCACAGCCGCGAGGATAACTGAGCCAGCGGTCGGAGCTTCGGTATGAGCGTCAGGCAGCCATGTGTGGAACGGGAAAAGGGGAACCTTGATAGAGAACGCCAGTGCAAATGCAAAGAACAGTAACGCACCTGTTTGCGGAGCGATAGTTAAAGTGCCTGACTTCATTGCACTTAATATTGAAACAAAATCAAAAGAGCCGCCGAGGCCTGTCTGATCTGCGTAAATGTAAAAAAGTGCGATGATAGCGACCAGCATCAGCAAACTGCCAAGCGCCGTAAAAATAAAGAATTTGACCGCCGCGTAGATGCGATTGTCGCCGCCCCAAATGCCGATCAGGAAAAACATCGGCACGAGCGATGCTTCGAAAAACAGGTAAAAAACAAGCAGATCAAGTGAGACAAAAACGCCAAGCATCGCGCTCTCTAAGAGCAGCAAAAAGATGTAAAAAGCTGTCCGCCGTTTCTCGACCGCGTGCCACGTCGAGACGACCGCGATAGGCACTATGAAAGTCGTTAAGATCACCAGCCACAAACTTAATCCGTCAACGCCGACGTGATAATTGGTATTGATCGCCCTGATCCACGGAACGTTTTGCTCAAAATAGAAGCCGCTGGCAGATGTCGTACCATTGTTGGTAAGCAATAAAAGTGAAACCGCAAAATTCAGCAGCGTAAATCCGAGCGTCAGCCACTTTAGTTGGCTTTCCTGCTTCCAAAACATTTGGTGGCCAAGCGTCAACACCGCTCCAACCAAAGGCAGCAGGATCAAGATCGTCAACAGATTTTTAGTAATAAAGTCCATTAGCCAACCAATTTCAATCCGTAGTAAATAAAATACCCAAGCACGGCCAGAGCTCCGAGCAAAATAATCGCTGCGTAACTGCGGACAAAGCCGACCTGTATCTGACGAACAAGCGAACCTGCCTCTATCACGAAATGCCCGATACCGTTGACCATGCCGTCAATAAATCCAACATCAAAGCCCTTCCACAGGCCGTTTCTCGACAGATTTGTGATCGGATCGACTATGTAGCCGTTGTAAAGTTCGTCGAGCCGCCATTTCTCTTCGAGGATCTTCGGCATCTTTCGAAGCGGAGTTTTTAGGAACAGGGCAAACCCGATCGCAATACCGATCGCAGCCATCACGATCGACAGGCCGGCGAGCATGCGTTCTTTTTGCACGACTTCCGGAGCATGCGATTTGGCAGCTTCACGAGCGGCAATTGCAGTTGGCATCTTCGTTTCGGCGACGACGGGTTCGAGAACATGTTCAAATGCATTCGCGTCCTTCACACCAAATATGGAGCTCATCGCATACGGCACACCGACGAGACCGCCAACCGTTGAAAGAAATGCCAAGATTACAAGCGGCATGGTCATCACCCAAGGCGATTCGTGCGGTTTGAAATTCGGGGGCAGAGCGTGATGCTCTTCATCGTGGTCGTCATGAACGTGAGCGTGCGTATCCTCGTGTGCGTCGTGATCGTCGCCATGATGCTCGCCCTCGATCTGATGGTGAAAACGCTCTTCGCCCCAAAAAGTCATGACCATCATTCGCGTCATGTAGATCGCGGTAAGCACAGCCGTGAAAACCGCGACTGCCCACAAAACCTCTTCGCCGGGAAACGGCCCAGCGGGAAAGTATTTGTCGGTAGCAAATGTCTTATAGAGGATCTCGTCTTTCGAGAAAAAACCTGCCCAGATCGGGATGCCGCAGATCGCCAGCCAGCCCATCGCCATCGTGATGAAAGTGATCGGCATGTGCTTTCTCAAGCCGCCCATCTTTCGCATATCCTGCTCATGGTGCATTCCGTGGATGACGGAGCCAGAACCGAGGAAAAGCAAAGCCTTGAAGAAAGCGTGTGTCATCACATGAAAGATCGCTACGACAAACGCTCCGACACCGGCGGCGAGAAACATAAATCCGAGCTGCGAAACTGTCGAATATGCGAGCACCTTTTTTATGTCGTTTTGGGCGATAGCGATTGTCGCGGCAAAGATCGCTGTCGCAGCGCCAATGACTGCTATGATCCACATCGCAGTAGGCGACATTTGATAGATAGCATTCGAACGAACAACAAGATAAACGCCCGCTGTGACCATTGTTGCTGCGTGGATGAGAGCCGACACGGGCGTCGGGCCGGCCATAGCATCAGGCAGCCAGGTCAATAGAGGTATCTGTGCCGATTTACCCGTCGCACCGATAAATAAAAGCACGCCGACCGACGTCAATCCACCGGCAAAGATCGCGCCCCAAGTGAACGGATCAGCCGACATATTAGCAAGAACAAAAGTGAAAACGCTCTGCACTTGCTGGCCGTCAACAGTTTTATCAAAAAACGATATTGTTCCGGTCAGTGAAAAGATCAAAAATATTCCGATGAGCACGCCCCAGTCGCCGATGCGGTTCATTACGAACGCTTTCTTTGCGGCTCGCCGTGCTTCATCTTTTTTGAGATAAAAACCGATCAGCAAATACGAGCAAAGGCCGACACCTTCCCAACCGACAAACATCAGCAGAAAATTATCCGCCAAAATGAGAGTCAACATCGAGAACATGAACAGGTTCAGATAAGCGAAAAAGCGATAAAACCCTTTATCGCCTTTCATATAACCTGTCGCAAAGATATGGATCAAAAGGCCGACAAAAGTTATAAAACAAGCGTAAATGCCCGACAGCCTGTCCATTCCCAGCCCAAAATCAGCTCGAAAACTACCTACCTGTATCCACGTCCAAAGATGATCAAGAACAGGCTTTTCCGAATGCAAAGCACCGTTATGACCGAAAGCGATCATAAACGCCACAACCGTCGAGACCGCAATAGTACCGCAAGCGACCAGGCCGCTGAACATCTCGTTTTTCAGCCGACCGCCGATCAGCCAATTGATCACGGCCCCGGCAAGAGGTGCAAAAATTATTAGACTCAAAAGGTTATTTTCAACCATTCTCGGTGACTAATTCCTTAAAATACTTGCATCGTCCACATCGATCGACTGACTGTTGCGGAAGAACGCGATGATGATGCCTAAGCCGACGGCGGCTTCGGCGGCGGCGACGGACATTACCATAAAAACAAAAAGCTGTCCCGTGACATCGCCGTAATAACGCGAAAACGCCACAAACGTCAGATTTACCGCGTTGAGCATCAGCTCGATGCACATAAACATCCCGATCGCGTTGCGTTTGAAAATAACGCCGACGCAGCCGATCGTGAACAATATTCCTGATAACGCCAGATAGCTGGCTAAGCTCGGTTCCATGTCTTTTGCAAATGCCCGCACAAGGCAAGGGCGTAACACTCAACTTAATAAAAACTCGACATCACTGCTCGTCATGTCTCAGATCGGATTCATGCTCGACGACCAATTCCAACTGAGGCTGCGCCAATCGCCGCGACAACATGACCGCTCCGATGATCGCCATCAGGAGCAAAACTCCGACGATCTCGACCGGCAATAAATATTCGGTGTACATCGCTTGTCCGATACTCAAAGTCTTTCCGGCAGTTATGGATTGATCGGCCGGAACATTCGGAGCACGCATCACAGCGTAAAAAATAAAAAATGTCTGAACGAGCAAGATCAGGCCGAGTCCGCCGCCAAGTGCGTAGAGATATTTCAGGCGATTAAGCGGTTTATCCTCATCCAGATTAAGAAGCATGATCACAAAAACGACCAAAACCATGATCGCACCCGCATAGATCAATATCTGCACTGCCGCGATGAACGGAGCCGCAAGAGTCACATAAATGCACGACAGCGAGATAAACACGCCAACCAACGAGATCGCGCTGTAAAGCGGATTACGGTGATAGACCATCGAGATCGCCGAAGCGATCGCAAGGCCAGCAAATAAGAAAAATAGAACGGTTGAGACCATTTCTTTATCGATTCAAAAAAAACACTACGACGATCGTCAGGATCACATTTCCCAAAGCGACCGGCAGCAAAAACTTCCAGCCAAAATTCATCAACTGGTCAAAACGAAATCGCGGCAGCGTTCCGCGTATCCAAATATAAAGAAACAAAAACGCACATATCTTGACGATAAATCCGATGTGGCTGATCAACGCATAACCGACAGTTCCCCAGCCGATCCAAGCCTGCAAGCCTGTAACGCTGGCAAACCAACCTAATCCGGGCAAATACCAGCCGCCTAAAAAGAGCACGGTGCACATCATCGAGACCGTGAACATATTCACGTACTCAGCCATGAAAAACAGTGCGAATTTAAGTGCCGAGTATTCTGTGTGAAAACCGGCAACAAGCTCGGTTTCAGCCTCAGGCAGATCAAAAGGAACACGATTCGTCTCGGCAAAGGCCGCGATCAGGAAAACAAAGAAACCGATGACCTGCGGGATGATAAACCATTTGAACGGCGAATTTACCTGGGCGTCAATGATACCGCCGAGGTCGAGCGTTCCAGCAAGCATGACAACGCCGATCACCGACGCTCCCATCGCGAGTTCATACGAGATCATTTGCGCCGACGAACGCAAGCCGCCCATCAAGCTGTATTTACTATTCGACGACCAACCCGCAAGAGCAATGCCGTAAACCCCGACAGACGTTATGCCCAAAACATAAAGCACGCCTACGTCGATCCGGGCGATCGTGAGCGGCATATTCATCGCCTGCGGCACGAGCCAATTGATCGCATCCACGAGCGAACTGCCAACAGCCGGAATCCATCCGACAGCAGAGATCAAATAAGGAGAGATCCAAGTCAGAGGATCTTTAATTCTCGGACCGAAAGGATAAACAACGATCGGCATCAACGCACACGTCAACGCGACCATCGGTGCCAGAAAATAAACAAATTTCGTCGATTTATCCGGAACGAGATCTTCCTTAAAGATAAATTTGAGCAAATCGGCAAACGGCTGCAAAACGCCCCACGGCCCGACGCGATTTGGCCCGATGCGGCCTTGGATCCAGCCCAGCACTTTGCGTTCTGCAAGCACCGTGTAAGCGACGATCATCAGCACGCCCTGAAAGGCGAGCAAGATACCGACGCTGATCACGATGAAAGGAAATGCAGTTTTTAGTACAGATTCCATATCAAACTATTTTGACCGGAGCAGAGCGGTCAGAAGCATGCACTGTTGCGGCCTCTGCCTTTCCATCTTCACGCGAAACACCATCAAGCCCAAACTGAACAAGCGGCGAAACCAACAGATTCTCCGGTTTAGGATTACCGTGCGCCAATAGATGAAACTGAGCCGTCTTGCTGGTCATCGTTGTCAGCCGATGCAGTTTGTGTCCGACTTTCGGAACTTCAAAATTTTTCGCGGCCGAGTCGCTCATTGCCTCAACTTTCGTTCTCAACGTCTGAACGTGTGCTGAAACATCTTTGCCAACAGTGATCGCGTATTTCGCCTGGACCGGATTTGATTCGTCCTTCAGCATCGGATAGCGAAGTCCGTTATAGGCCGGAACACTATCAGCGATCGCTTTAAAGACCATCGAGGCCGAAAAATCATAACCAAATTCAATGCCCATTTCACGAGCGATCAGTGCGGCTATCATCCAATCGGGTTTTGATTGGTGAATTGGCTCGATAGCTTTTCGGACACGTTGAACATTGCCGGCGTTATTTGTAAATGTTCCGTCAACTTCGGCAAAACTTGCCGCGGGGAACACTACATCTGCAAATTCTGTTGTATCCGTCTGAAAAAGCTCTTGGACAACAACAAAATCCTTGCCTTGCAGCGCGGTTGCGTCCTGCAAACTTCCGCCAATCAATACGGCCTTTGAATTCTTTACGACTTCATCGACAGATCTTCGACCCGTCGTCATATCGTGAGCGCCGACCGAATTGTTATATCGCGGAAGCGGGTGAAGCAACACACGACGATTTTCGGCACTAAAAGAACCGGCTGACGCTGCGATCGCAGCCTGCGCGTTAGGTGAAAGTTCGCTGCCGAACATGATTATCAAGTCACCCTCGGTCTCGTTTATAGCCTTTCCGACTGCATCGATCTGTGCCGCATCGACCCCGAGCTTTCCGGCGGCCATCTGACCGCTGCCCGCATCTGCCAAGGCCAATGCAAAAGCATCAACGGAGCCTGCATTTACATGAACAAACTGAGTTGCTCGACGTGAGAGTTCTATCGGTGTATCGTTAACGCAAATGAACTTCGCTCCGCCGTTGCGAACCGCTTGACGGATCTGTTTGGCGGTGTAGGTCTGTTCCTCTTCCGGCTCGCCGCCGATCAGAATAATTGTTTTGGCGTGACGAATTTCTTCGTGAGTGCAAAGCGGCACGCTGAGATTATTAAAAGCCGGTGCCTGATCATTTACATCCGAAACAGCAAAGTTATCGCTGCCGACCGCATCTGACGCGAAACGTTTAAGGGTAAACACAGATTCGTTTGTCAGCCGCGGACTTGCGATGACGCCGACCGATTTCCCGTGTTCCTTCAGCTTATCTGCGGCAAATTTTATCGCCGCATCCCATGTCGCCGGTATCAGCTTTCCGCCTTTTGAATAGCGGATCATCGGTGTCTTGATTCGATCAGGATGATTAATAAATTCGTGTGCAAAACGTGCCTTTACATCCAGGAATTCACCGTTCAAGCCGTTTACGTAGCGATCCCGGGCAACAATACGGTGTACCGCACCGCCGCGTGAGCCAATGCTTAGTTGCATTCCGTCCGAACCGTAAACATCCGTTGTGACCGTCTGGTCGAGTTCCCACGGCCTTGTTTCATGACGGTAAACTCCGTCGAGCAATGTTCCGGTCGGGCAAACTTCTATGCAGTTGCCGCACTGTGAACAGTTCAGCCAGCCGCCGTATGTTCCGATCACAGTATTCGACCCGCGATTGCCGGCCTCAATAGCGTCTTCTCCCATCCACTCGCTGCATACGCGCGTACAGCGTTTGCAGAGAATACATCTCTGAGGATCGTTTGCGACGATAGGCGATAGATATTTTTCCGGCTGAGCGTTCTTTTTCTCTGAAAATCGCTCTTCGACATCGCCCCAATCGAATATGACTTCCTGTAATTCACATTCGCCGCCCCGGTCGCAGACAGGACAATCGAGCGGGTGATTTGTAAGCAAAAATTCACCCATCGCACGCTGCGCTTTTTCGACCTCCTCAGACTGCGTTGTCACGACCATTCCGTCGGTGCAGATGATAGTGCAAGAGGTTTGCAACTTCGGCATTTTCTCGATGCGCACTAAACACATCCGGCACGAGGCCTGCAATTCAAGGTCTTTGTAATAGCAAAACGACGGAATTCCAAAGCCTTTCTCGCGACACACGTCAATCAGCCGTGCGCCTTTATCGACGTCGAATTCCATCTCGTTTATGGTTACTTTTATCTGTTCTGACATCAATTCTTTCGCATGTAGCGCGTTTCAGTTGCCTTTGCCTCTTCCCCATCAGGAGTAACGTTATAAGCCGTAATCACAATGTTGCTGTCGTCAACCACACTGATCTCTGTTCGCCACCCCCAACGAGGTTCGCCTTCGCCGGCAAAATAACTGCCCATCACATTAAAATTGTCGTCAGCCTCACCTTCGCTGAGCATGATCGCCGTTGACATATGAAAGCTGTCAACCCACGCTGACTGAAATTTACTCGTCGCAAGATCAAAGCCGTAGATCGCAACGCCCCCAAACGGCTTATCTTGCAAACTGCCTGAATACTCATGCATAACAAACCGCCCGTCAAGAATTGTCCTAATACTACCGGACATCGGGGATTCGTCAGCCAATTTATCAGGCTCGAACCACGTTTTCGTCATGCCCCGCCACTCACCAACCAGCCCTGCCATTTGTGAGTGAAAGCCGCTCTCTTTTGACTCTCCAAATTTCATTCTGCCACTTCGGCTGCCGGAACTCGCTTCACCGTTCTTTTCTTAGCAGGTTTTTCGGCGGCCGCCGAGCCTTCCGGCCGAGCTTCAAAAGCTGCTTTTTTCGGCTTCTGTCGTGTCTTTCCAAAACTGCCGGCAAAGATTTTGCCTCTTCGTGTTCGTTTATCGCCCTTTCCCATATTGTTTTATTTCTCCGTCTTACTTTTTAATCTTTTCCCTGTCATTTATACGTTCGGCGATACTCTGTTTGGACCGGCTTTATCCGAAAGCCATTTCTTAAAATCGCCGGGAAATTGTTTAATCGCGCTCTGTATCGGCCACGCAGCTGCGTCACCGAGTGGACAAAACGATTTGCCCTCGATGTTGTCGCATATGTCGAGCATTAACTGTGCATCTTCGGGCCTGCCTTCGCCGATCGAGATACGGTTAAAAATCTTTACGAGCCAATCCGTCCCCTCGCGGCAAGGCGTGCACCATCCACACGATTCATGCTTGTAAAACTCGGTCAGATTTTTGGTCGAGTCCATTATATCGACCGTCTCATCCATGACCATCATTCCGCCTGTTCCGAGCATTGAGCCTGCCGAAACCAATCCTTCGTAGTCGAGCGTCACATTTTTACCCAGGATCTGGCTAGCGTTCATGATGTAAACGCTCGATCCGCCTGGAATGACTGCTTTGAGCTTTTTGTCGTCACGAAGCATTCCGCCGCAATCTTCGAAAATGAACTTTTCCATATCGGCGTAGCCCATTGGAAGCTCGTAAACGCCTGGCTTTTTGACATGGCCGCTGATCGACCAGAGTTTAGTTCCGCCCGATTTTTCTGTGCCGAGATCGCGCCATTTGATTCCGCCCATTTCGATGATCTGAGGAATTGAAGTCAATGTTTCGACGTTGTTCACGATCGTCGGGCAGGCATAAAGCCCCTCGATAGCAGGAAACGGCGGCTTCATACGCGGATGGCCCCGATAGCCTTCGAGCGAACTCAGCAATGCGGTTTCTTCTCCGCAAATGTAAGCACCGGCACCAGTGTGCGTGTGTAGATCAAACGAGAAATTCTGATTGCCAAGCACTTTTGCTCCGAGAATTCCGGCTTCGCGCGCTTCGTTGATCGCGACATCCATAATGTCGAGGAGATATCGATATTCGCCTCGTCCATAGATGTAGCCCGTTTTTGATCCGAGCGCGTAGGCTGCGATGATCATTCCCTCAATAAGGGCGTGCGGATCATACTCCATCAAGTAGCGATCCTTGAACGAACCAGGCTCCGATTCATCTGCGTTGCACACGATATATTTCGGTTTTGGTGAATCACGCGGAACAAATGACCACTTCATTCCCGATGGGAATCCTGCACCGCCGCGTCCACGCAGAGCGGAGTCTTTTACTTGTTGGATGATCTCGTCCTGCGTCATCGAAAGCGCTTTTTCGAGCGACTTGTAACCGCCAGTCTCTGCATACACCTTAAGAGTGTGGCCGTCTTTGACGCCAATACGCTTTAATGACAATGGTTCACAGCCTATTGCTTTGATTTCCATCTATTTACATTCCGCCAGTATCTTATCCACTTTTTCAGTAGTCAGATCTTCGTGATAATCAAACCCTATCTGCATCATCGGCGCCGTGCCGCAGCTTCCGAGGCATTCGACCATCGTTATGGTGAATTTGCCGTCCTCGGTCGTTTCGCCGGGATGAATACCTAGCTTTGAACAAATATGTTCGGTGATATCAGGCTCGCCCATGATCCGGCACGAAAGCGTCTTGCATATCTGTATGTGATGACGGCCGACCGGTCGCAGATTGAACATCGAATAAAACGTCGCCGTTTCCCAGATGTCAGTCACCTCAAGATTCAAAAACTTCGCCAAAAAATTGATACCCGGATTATCAAGCCACCCGCCGCGCTCGCGCTGAACAACAAACAAAAGCGGTATCAAAGCCGACCGTGTGCGATCTGCCGGATACTTAGCGACGTGCATCTTCATCTCGTCAATGACCGCCGGAGAAAACTCCGCCACCTCATCAGAAACGAGAACCTTGTCGGTAAAACTTGTTGCGGTATGAGCTGCCATTAGTGTGTTTCAGCCTCGAGCATGGTCACGCGAGATTCAACAGATTTAAGACGTTCTTCATGGTCTAGAATTTTCGGAATAACCGAATTTATTTGACCGGACATTGTTTTCACGCTGCCTGAAAGATCACGGATAACATCCGTGAGCGTATCGATTTTTTCACCCATCAAATCAAATCTGGTTTCAAGCTTATCGATACGGTAACTCGAAGATCGGACATCATCTGCCACGCCATCTAATTTTTTAGATATTTTATCTAATTTGTCTTCAGACATAATCGATGTTTACCTATCAATCTCCCCCAACACAATATCCAGCGACCCGATGATCGCTACAACATCCGCAACCATTTCGCCTTCGCACATTACTGGTAGCGCGGCTAGATTTACAAAGCTCGGGCCGCGGAAATGGACGCGTTCGGGTTTTGGGCCGCCGTTGGATTTCATATAGACGCCGAGTTCCCCTTTTGAGGCCTCAATGGCATGATAAACCTCGCCTTCGGGAACGTTGAAGCCTTCGGCGACGATCAGGAAATGGTGGATCAGAGAATCC is a window of Chloracidobacterium sp. DNA encoding:
- a CDS encoding DUF1579 domain-containing protein encodes the protein MKFGESKESGFHSQMAGLVGEWRGMTKTWFEPDKLADESPMSGSIRTILDGRFVMHEYSGSLQDKPFGGVAIYGFDLATSKFQSAWVDSFHMSTAIMLSEGEADDNFNVMGSYFAGEGEPRWGWRTEISVVDDSNIVITAYNVTPDGEEAKATETRYMRKN
- the nuoL gene encoding NADH-quinone oxidoreductase subunit L — its product is MVENNLLSLIIFAPLAGAVINWLIGGRLKNEMFSGLVACGTIAVSTVVAFMIAFGHNGALHSEKPVLDHLWTWIQVGSFRADFGLGMDRLSGIYACFITFVGLLIHIFATGYMKGDKGFYRFFAYLNLFMFSMLTLILADNFLLMFVGWEGVGLCSYLLIGFYLKKDEARRAAKKAFVMNRIGDWGVLIGIFLIFSLTGTISFFDKTVDGQQVQSVFTFVLANMSADPFTWGAIFAGGLTSVGVLLFIGATGKSAQIPLLTWLPDAMAGPTPVSALIHAATMVTAGVYLVVRSNAIYQMSPTAMWIIAVIGAATAIFAATIAIAQNDIKKVLAYSTVSQLGFMFLAAGVGAFVVAIFHVMTHAFFKALLFLGSGSVIHGMHHEQDMRKMGGLRKHMPITFITMAMGWLAICGIPIWAGFFSKDEILYKTFATDKYFPAGPFPGEEVLWAVAVFTAVLTAIYMTRMMVMTFWGEERFHHQIEGEHHGDDHDAHEDTHAHVHDDHDEEHHALPPNFKPHESPWVMTMPLVILAFLSTVGGLVGVPYAMSSIFGVKDANAFEHVLEPVVAETKMPTAIAAREAAKSHAPEVVQKERMLAGLSIVMAAIGIAIGFALFLKTPLRKMPKILEEKWRLDELYNGYIVDPITNLSRNGLWKGFDVGFIDGMVNGIGHFVIEAGSLVRQIQVGFVRSYAAIILLGALAVLGYFIYYGLKLVG
- a CDS encoding NADH-quinone oxidoreductase subunit J, which gives rise to MVSTVLFFLFAGLAIASAISMVYHRNPLYSAISLVGVFISLSCIYVTLAAPFIAAVQILIYAGAIMVLVVFVIMLLNLDEDKPLNRLKYLYALGGGLGLILLVQTFFIFYAVMRAPNVPADQSITAGKTLSIGQAMYTEYLLPVEIVGVLLLMAIIGAVMLSRRLAQPQLELVVEHESDLRHDEQ
- the nuoF gene encoding NADH-quinone oxidoreductase subunit NuoF — encoded protein: MEIKAIGCEPLSLKRIGVKDGHTLKVYAETGGYKSLEKALSMTQDEIIQQVKDSALRGRGGAGFPSGMKWSFVPRDSPKPKYIVCNADESEPGSFKDRYLMEYDPHALIEGMIIAAYALGSKTGYIYGRGEYRYLLDIMDVAINEAREAGILGAKVLGNQNFSFDLHTHTGAGAYICGEETALLSSLEGYRGHPRMKPPFPAIEGLYACPTIVNNVETLTSIPQIIEMGGIKWRDLGTEKSGGTKLWSISGHVKKPGVYELPMGYADMEKFIFEDCGGMLRDDKKLKAVIPGGSSVYIMNASQILGKNVTLDYEGLVSAGSMLGTGGMMVMDETVDIMDSTKNLTEFYKHESCGWCTPCREGTDWLVKIFNRISIGEGRPEDAQLMLDICDNIEGKSFCPLGDAAAWPIQSAIKQFPGDFKKWLSDKAGPNRVSPNV
- a CDS encoding NADH-quinone oxidoreductase subunit M, with the protein product MDFITKNLLTILILLPLVGAVLTLGHQMFWKQESQLKWLTLGFTLLNFAVSLLLLTNNGTTSASGFYFEQNVPWIRAINTNYHVGVDGLSLWLVILTTFIVPIAVVSTWHAVEKRRTAFYIFLLLLESAMLGVFVSLDLLVFYLFFEASLVPMFFLIGIWGGDNRIYAAVKFFIFTALGSLLMLVAIIALFYIYADQTGLGGSFDFVSILSAMKSGTLTIAPQTGALLFFAFALAFSIKVPLFPFHTWLPDAHTEAPTAGSVILAAVLLKMGTYGLMRFNFALFPDQSREFAPLFITLAIIGIIYGALVAMVQPDVKRLVAYSSVAHMGFVILGMFSFTEQGMQGALFTMLAHGVTTGALFLLVGFIYERRHTREITQFGGLANVMPVYATIFVITTMASVGLPFLNGFVGEFLIMVGMFKSTVLSMSGATNWNIVATMLAGTGVIFAAVYLLWMVQRVFFGKVTNEKNKTLADLSWREIGLIIPLLFLMVYMGVYPKPFLARSEDAIKAIQTRVMGRAGGSVDHAEDRGHTPVEVVSDGCVCETETKTEQ
- a CDS encoding molybdopterin-dependent oxidoreductase, translating into MSEQIKVTINEMEFDVDKGARLIDVCREKGFGIPSFCYYKDLELQASCRMCLVRIEKMPKLQTSCTIICTDGMVVTTQSEEVEKAQRAMGEFLLTNHPLDCPVCDRGGECELQEVIFDWGDVEERFSEKKNAQPEKYLSPIVANDPQRCILCKRCTRVCSEWMGEDAIEAGNRGSNTVIGTYGGWLNCSQCGNCIEVCPTGTLLDGVYRHETRPWELDQTVTTDVYGSDGMQLSIGSRGGAVHRIVARDRYVNGLNGEFLDVKARFAHEFINHPDRIKTPMIRYSKGGKLIPATWDAAIKFAADKLKEHGKSVGVIASPRLTNESVFTLKRFASDAVGSDNFAVSDVNDQAPAFNNLSVPLCTHEEIRHAKTIILIGGEPEEEQTYTAKQIRQAVRNGGAKFICVNDTPIELSRRATQFVHVNAGSVDAFALALADAGSGQMAAGKLGVDAAQIDAVGKAINETEGDLIIMFGSELSPNAQAAIAASAGSFSAENRRVLLHPLPRYNNSVGAHDMTTGRRSVDEVVKNSKAVLIGGSLQDATALQGKDFVVVQELFQTDTTEFADVVFPAASFAEVDGTFTNNAGNVQRVRKAIEPIHQSKPDWMIAALIAREMGIEFGYDFSASMVFKAIADSVPAYNGLRYPMLKDESNPVQAKYAITVGKDVSAHVQTLRTKVEAMSDSAAKNFEVPKVGHKLHRLTTMTSKTAQFHLLAHGNPKPENLLVSPLVQFGLDGVSREDGKAEAATVHASDRSAPVKIV
- the nuoK gene encoding NADH-quinone oxidoreductase subunit NuoK, with translation MEPSLASYLALSGILFTIGCVGVIFKRNAIGMFMCIELMLNAVNLTFVAFSRYYGDVTGQLFVFMVMSVAAAEAAVGLGIIIAFFRNSQSIDVDDASILRN
- the nuoH gene encoding NADH-quinone oxidoreductase subunit NuoH; this encodes MESVLKTAFPFIVISVGILLAFQGVLMIVAYTVLAERKVLGWIQGRIGPNRVGPWGVLQPFADLLKFIFKEDLVPDKSTKFVYFLAPMVALTCALMPIVVYPFGPRIKDPLTWISPYLISAVGWIPAVGSSLVDAINWLVPQAMNMPLTIARIDVGVLYVLGITSVGVYGIALAGWSSNSKYSLMGGLRSSAQMISYELAMGASVIGVVMLAGTLDLGGIIDAQVNSPFKWFIIPQVIGFFVFLIAAFAETNRVPFDLPEAETELVAGFHTEYSALKFALFFMAEYVNMFTVSMMCTVLFLGGWYLPGLGWFASVTGLQAWIGWGTVGYALISHIGFIVKICAFLFLYIWIRGTLPRFRFDQLMNFGWKFLLPVALGNVILTIVVVFFLNR
- a CDS encoding 30S ribosomal protein THX, translating into MGKGDKRTRRGKIFAGSFGKTRQKPKKAAFEARPEGSAAAEKPAKKRTVKRVPAAEVAE
- the nuoE gene encoding NADH-quinone oxidoreductase subunit NuoE, which gives rise to MAAHTATSFTDKVLVSDEVAEFSPAVIDEMKMHVAKYPADRTRSALIPLLFVVQRERGGWLDNPGINFLAKFLNLEVTDIWETATFYSMFNLRPVGRHHIQICKTLSCRIMGEPDITEHICSKLGIHPGETTEDGKFTITMVECLGSCGTAPMMQIGFDYHEDLTTEKVDKILAECK